A section of the Streptomyces sp. Je 1-369 genome encodes:
- a CDS encoding methyltransferase, with protein MNRLSTSWGAYDLTRFPEDPRDQLRAWSAADAYLLRQLAGEEDAAPDGFPATVDLSGTVAVLGDRWGALTTALAGHARVPVQITDSFLAQQATRANLARAGHAPDAARLLTTRDAPPARVDVLLVRVPKSLALLEDQLHRLAPALHEGTAVIGTGMVTEIHTSTLELFERIIGPTRTSLARQKARLIFSAPDPARTAGTSPWPGRYVLPADSGAGAGLTVVNHAGIFCADRLDIGTRFFLKHLPRARGGAHVVDLGCGNGVLGTAASVADPDATVTFIDESFQAVASAEATFRANAPDGAEAHFVAGDALSAVPQGTVDVVLNNPPFHSHQATTGATAHRMFTGARAALRPGGELWVIGNRHLGYHLKLRKLFGTADVVASDPKFVLLRAVKGGH; from the coding sequence CGTCATGGGGCGCGTACGACCTCACCCGCTTCCCGGAGGACCCCCGCGACCAGCTGCGCGCCTGGTCGGCGGCCGACGCCTATCTGCTGCGGCAGCTCGCGGGCGAGGAGGACGCGGCGCCCGACGGGTTCCCCGCGACCGTCGACCTCTCCGGGACGGTGGCCGTCCTCGGTGACCGGTGGGGCGCGCTGACCACCGCGCTCGCCGGGCACGCGCGCGTGCCGGTGCAGATCACCGATTCGTTCCTCGCACAGCAGGCGACCCGCGCCAACCTCGCGCGCGCGGGCCACGCGCCGGACGCGGCACGGCTGTTGACGACCAGGGACGCGCCGCCCGCCCGCGTCGACGTGCTCCTCGTCCGCGTACCGAAGAGCCTCGCGCTCCTGGAGGACCAGCTCCACCGGCTCGCGCCCGCCCTGCACGAAGGCACGGCCGTCATCGGCACCGGCATGGTCACCGAGATCCACACCTCGACGCTGGAGCTCTTCGAGCGGATCATCGGCCCCACCAGGACCTCCCTGGCCCGCCAGAAGGCACGGCTCATCTTCAGCGCCCCCGACCCGGCGCGCACGGCAGGCACCAGCCCCTGGCCGGGCCGTTACGTGCTGCCCGCCGACTCCGGGGCGGGCGCCGGCCTCACCGTCGTCAACCACGCGGGCATCTTCTGCGCCGACCGCCTCGACATCGGCACCCGCTTCTTCCTCAAGCACCTGCCGCGCGCCCGGGGCGGCGCCCACGTCGTGGACCTGGGCTGCGGCAACGGCGTGCTCGGCACCGCCGCCTCCGTCGCCGACCCCGACGCCACGGTCACCTTCATCGACGAGTCGTTCCAGGCCGTCGCCTCCGCCGAGGCCACGTTCCGCGCCAACGCCCCCGACGGTGCCGAGGCCCACTTCGTGGCGGGCGACGCCCTCTCGGCCGTACCGCAGGGGACGGTCGACGTCGTCCTGAACAACCCGCCGTTCCACAGCCACCAGGCCACGACCGGCGCCACCGCCCACCGCATGTTCACCGGCGCCCGCGCCGCGCTGCGCCCCGGCGGCGAGCTGTGGGTCATCGGCAACCGGCACCTCGGCTACCACCTGAAGCTCCGCAAGCTCTTCGGCACCGCGGACGTCGTGGCGAGCGACCCGAAGTTCGTGCTCCTCCGGGCGGTGAAGGGCGGCCACTGA
- a CDS encoding phosphoketolase, with protein sequence MAPVAKDRLAALDAHWRAANYLAVGQIYLMSNPLLTEPLRPEHIKPRLLGHWGTSPGLNFVHTHLNRVIQERDLDALCVWGPGHGGPAVLANSWLEGSYTQTYPDITRDAEGMAKLFRQFSFPGGVPSHVAPETPGSIHEGGELGYSLAHAYGAALDNPDLLVACVIGDGEAETGPLAASWHCNKFHDPAHDGAVLPILHLNGYKIANPTVLARLPEAELDALLKGYGHQPIYVTGDEPHEMHQAMAAAMDRALDRIHTIQETARSGDGAQGREPWPVIVLRTPKGWTGPVAVDGQPVENTWRAHQVPLSGVRENPDHLRQLEEWLRSYRPEELFDAEGRPNEQIVSCVPEGERRLGATPYANGGRLTRKLPVPPLEHFAVTVDKPGTTLHEPTRIAGALLAQVMADTAERRDFRVVGPDETESNRLGALYDVTGKIWQDRTLDTDEHLARDGRVMEVLSEHLCQGWLEGYTLTGRHGLFSCYEAFVHIVDSMVNQHIKWLKTSRALPWRAPVPSLNYLLTSHVWRQDHNGFSHQDPGFVDHVLNKSPHVVRVYLPPDANTLLSVTEHVLHSRDYVNVVVAGKQPTFDWLSLDEARAHCARGAGVWEWAGTEQGTREPDVVLACAGDVPTQEVLAAAALLREHLPELTVRVVNVVDIARLMPREEHPHGMADSEFDALFTRDKPVIFAYHGYPWLIHRLAYRRTGHANLHVRGYTEAGTTTTPFDMVVRNNLDRFRLVMDVVDRVPGLAVRATAVRQAMADARTRHHAWIREHGTDLPEVADWTWPY encoded by the coding sequence GTGGCACCCGTGGCGAAGGACCGCCTGGCGGCACTGGACGCCCACTGGCGCGCCGCCAACTACCTGGCCGTCGGCCAGATCTACCTGATGAGCAACCCCTTGCTGACCGAGCCCCTGCGGCCCGAGCACATCAAGCCGCGCCTGCTCGGGCACTGGGGTACCTCACCGGGCCTCAACTTCGTCCACACCCACCTCAACCGCGTCATCCAGGAGCGGGATCTGGACGCGCTGTGCGTGTGGGGACCGGGCCACGGCGGGCCCGCCGTGCTCGCCAACTCCTGGCTCGAAGGCAGTTACACGCAGACGTACCCGGACATCACACGGGACGCGGAGGGCATGGCGAAGCTGTTCCGCCAGTTCTCCTTCCCCGGCGGCGTGCCCAGCCACGTGGCGCCCGAGACGCCGGGATCGATCCACGAAGGCGGTGAGCTGGGCTACTCGCTCGCGCACGCCTACGGAGCCGCCCTGGACAACCCGGACCTCCTGGTCGCCTGCGTGATCGGCGACGGCGAGGCCGAGACGGGGCCGCTGGCCGCCTCCTGGCACTGCAACAAGTTCCACGACCCCGCGCACGACGGCGCGGTCCTGCCGATCCTCCACCTCAACGGCTACAAGATCGCCAACCCGACCGTGCTCGCCCGGCTCCCCGAGGCCGAGCTCGACGCGCTCCTCAAGGGCTACGGACACCAGCCGATCTACGTCACCGGCGACGAGCCGCACGAGATGCACCAGGCGATGGCCGCCGCGATGGACCGGGCGCTCGACCGCATCCACACGATCCAGGAGACCGCCCGCAGCGGTGACGGCGCACAGGGCCGCGAACCCTGGCCGGTGATCGTGCTGCGTACCCCCAAGGGCTGGACCGGCCCCGTGGCCGTGGACGGCCAGCCTGTCGAGAACACCTGGCGGGCGCACCAGGTGCCGCTGTCCGGAGTCCGCGAGAACCCGGACCACCTGCGGCAGTTGGAGGAGTGGCTGCGCTCGTACCGTCCCGAGGAGCTCTTCGACGCCGAGGGCCGCCCGAACGAGCAGATCGTGTCCTGCGTCCCCGAGGGCGAGCGCAGGCTCGGCGCCACCCCGTACGCCAACGGCGGCAGGCTCACCCGCAAACTGCCCGTCCCGCCGCTCGAACACTTCGCCGTCACCGTCGACAAGCCGGGCACGACGCTGCACGAGCCGACCAGGATCGCGGGTGCCCTCCTCGCGCAGGTCATGGCGGACACCGCCGAGCGCAGGGACTTCCGGGTCGTGGGCCCGGACGAGACCGAGTCCAACCGGCTCGGCGCGCTGTACGACGTCACCGGCAAGATCTGGCAGGACCGCACCCTCGACACGGACGAGCACCTCGCGCGCGACGGCCGCGTCATGGAGGTCCTCTCCGAGCACCTCTGCCAAGGCTGGCTGGAGGGGTACACGCTCACCGGCCGCCACGGCCTGTTCTCCTGCTACGAAGCGTTCGTCCACATCGTCGACTCGATGGTCAACCAGCACATCAAGTGGCTGAAGACCTCGCGCGCGCTGCCGTGGCGTGCGCCCGTGCCGTCGCTGAACTACCTGCTCACCTCGCACGTGTGGCGGCAGGACCACAACGGCTTCTCGCACCAGGACCCGGGCTTCGTCGACCACGTGCTGAACAAGAGCCCCCATGTCGTACGCGTCTACCTGCCGCCGGACGCCAACACCCTGCTGTCCGTGACCGAGCACGTCCTGCACAGCCGCGACTACGTCAACGTCGTCGTCGCGGGCAAGCAGCCGACCTTCGACTGGCTCTCCCTCGACGAGGCCCGCGCCCACTGCGCGCGCGGCGCGGGCGTCTGGGAGTGGGCGGGGACGGAGCAGGGCACGCGCGAGCCGGACGTGGTCCTCGCCTGCGCCGGTGACGTGCCGACGCAGGAGGTGCTCGCCGCCGCCGCGCTGTTGCGCGAGCATCTGCCGGAGCTCACCGTGCGGGTCGTCAACGTCGTCGACATCGCCCGTCTGATGCCCCGCGAGGAGCACCCGCACGGCATGGCCGACTCCGAGTTCGACGCGCTCTTCACCCGCGACAAGCCGGTGATCTTCGCGTACCACGGCTACCCGTGGCTGATCCACCGCCTCGCCTACCGCCGCACCGGCCACGCCAACCTGCACGTGCGCGGCTACACGGAGGCGGGCACGACCACGACACCCTTCGACATGGTCGTACGCAACAACCTCGACCGGTTCCGTCTCGTCATGGACGTCGTCGACCGCGTCCCGGGCCTGGCCGTGCGCGCGACGGCGGTGCGCCAGGCGATGGCCGACGCCCGCACGCGCCACCACGCCTGGATCCGCGAGCACGGCACGGACCTGCCCGAGGTCGCCGACTGGACGTGGCCGTACTGA